In a single window of the Chitinophagales bacterium genome:
- a CDS encoding helix-turn-helix transcriptional regulator, with product MKPLFSKNLSFLRKRKQLSQSALANALNYTRSNIASYEFGGSEPNIKRLQEISRFFDVSLDALLGSNIEKAMFDNRLKEKPIKDHEEIPEHWEKSIREFQSDCAEIESIQQGMKQFLQFKKKKWNNPDPEMSALIQEYEKLIDLMDFLLEKSNALVKNKKGS from the coding sequence ATGAAACCCCTTTTTTCTAAAAATTTAAGCTTTTTAAGAAAGCGAAAGCAACTCAGTCAGTCAGCTTTGGCTAATGCTTTAAATTATACACGCAGCAATATTGCTTCTTATGAATTTGGAGGTTCTGAGCCGAATATCAAAAGGCTGCAGGAAATCAGCCGTTTTTTTGATGTTAGTTTGGATGCATTGCTGGGCAGCAATATAGAAAAAGCAATGTTTGACAATCGCCTGAAAGAAAAGCCAATTAAAGACCATGAAGAAATTCCAGAACACTGGGAAAAATCAATTCGGGAGTTTCAATCAGATTGCGCTGAAATTGAATCCATCCAACAGGGCATGAAACAATTTTTGCAGTTTAAGAAAAAGAAATGGAACAATCCCGATCCAGAAATGAGTGCCCTAATTCAGGAATATGAAAAACTCATTGACCTAATGGATTTTCTACTTGAAAAGAGTAATGCTCTGGTAAAAAACAAAAAAGGGAGCTAA